The region CAGCTATTGGAAAAGCCCCTTTAACGGCTATTATTCTAGTGACCGAAATGGTGGGAAGTTTGAATCAGTTAATGCCTTTAGCCGTGGTATCATTGGTGTCTTATACCATCGCCGACTTAACAGGAGCAAAACCAATCTATGAAGCTTTATTGGAACGTTTAGTTGGAAAAGACAGATATGTCCTTAAAGGCAGGAAAGAAATAATTGAAGTAACTGTTCAAGCAGAAAGTATTTTAGACGGTGGGATGATTCGTGATTTTAAATGGCCTAAAGAAGCGTTGTTAACTTCTATCCGCCGTGGCGAAAGCGAGATCATTACTCACGGGGATACAGTAATGCATTTAGGAGATACCTTGATTATTCTAACAGATGAAGGAGTAGCACAAAAAGTTCGTGAACAAATTAAAGAGATGAGCGAGCATAAAGATAAACGAATTTAAAGAAAAAACTGAATGGAGTAAAGGTTTTCGTTTGTCTTCAAAAATAGGAGCTTTTATGTTACTATAATACTGAGAACTTTTCATACAGATGTTCGATGGAAAGAACTATAGAATTTTTAAGGAGATGAGTATATATGGGAATGTTTGATTTTTTAAAGAAAAAAGACACAACACCTGAAAATAGCCCTGTAAAGTTGTATGCACCGGCAAACGGGAAATTGATTTCAATTGATGAAGTTTCAGATCCTGTTTTTTCACAAAAAATGATGGGAGACGGTTTCGCTGTTATTCCAACAGATGGAAAAATCACATCACCAGCTGCTGGTAAAGTATTAAGTGTTTTTCCAACTCAACATGCGGTGGGCCTTTTACTTGAAAATGGTGTAGAAATCTTATTGCATATGGGATTAGATACAGTAGAATTAAACGGCGGACCTTTTGAAACGGCCGTTAAAGAAGGCGATGAAGTAACTGAAAACACAGTGATTTCAACTGTTGATTTAGCTGCTTTAGAAGCTGCGGGTAAAGATAGCGCAATGGTAGTTGTCTTTACAAATATGGATAAAGTATCAGACTTTAACTTAGCTGCTACAGGAGAAGTTTCTTCTTCTTCAGAGATCGGATCTGTCAAAGCGACTGATTAATCTCATTCAATAAACAAAGAAAAGACTTACTTTTTCGTTGCTGAGAAGCACAAACGGAAAGGTAAGTCTTTTTTTGATGCATTTAGTTTTAGTTCACAGGTCGGATAAGCGTAAATTCTTCATTTAAAGTAGCATATTGATCGCCTGCTAAGCGAGCAACGGGATTTAAATCCCCGGTTAAAATATAATCTTTAGCTAAATCAATGACAGATTCATGGAAAAAAAAGTCGGTTATCCGGAAAATAAATAAATCCGTGATAATATTTCCAGCTTCATCTTTAATAGGAATATGTTGATACAATTTCCCTTCAAAACGAACTTTTGCTTCTTGAATAGTAGGAACACTAACCGTTTGACTATCAATCAAAGTTAATTGAGTTCGATCCAATTCACTTTCATGGGGAGCTAAAGGAGCTGCTGTACGATTCATTTCTTCAACTAAATCCTGATCTACAATATGAATCACTGCTTCTTTTCGGTCTAAAATATTTCGGGCTGTGTCTTTCTGTTTTCCCGCATTCCGTAAAATGGCTACTGATACAAGAGGCAGTTCATTGGAAACTCCGCTAAAAAAACTGAAAGGTGCAGCATTAACGATCTTCCCATTTTTTGAAAGAGAGGTGACCCAAGCAATTGGACGCGGAATGACGCTGCCGCTGATAAACTTATATTGTTGTTTTTTAGTAAGCTCGTCTGCTGTAAAATGAATCAAATGAGTAGCTTCCTTTCAATGAATTAGAGGTATTCTTTTTCAAATTTTTTATTGCTGCGGACAGTATCAATTGGCCGAACAAGTTTCTCAATTTCTGCTCGTTTGTTCCGAAAAGCAGGAGGCAGTGCTAACGTTTCTCCTAATGTTTCGTAATCTTCTTCATCATCAATAAAACCAGGACCATCTGTTGCGAATTCAAATAAAATACCAGGTGCAATCCGGGCATAAAGCGATTCAAAATAAAAACGATCTACATAACCAGAAGTTGGAAAACGAAATTGAGCCATTCGGTCGATCCATTTATCTAAGGCGGCGCGATCTTCAACACGGAAGGCCATATGATGGACACTGCCATACCCTTGTTGAGCTTGCGAAAGATCTTCATTGTGTTCTACAATCATTTGCGCACCATTTCCGCCGGTCCCTACTTCAAATAAATGAAAGGCATCTTCTTGGGCAATTTCCTTAAAATGTAAAACTTTTTCTAATACTTCTTTCAAAAAGTTAAAGTTTTCAATCCGAACAAAAATAGGTCCTAATCCCGTAATGGCAAATTCATCTGGAACAGGTCCTTTATGCCAAGGTATTCCAGTCCCGATTCCTTTATTATTTTCGTCAGAAATCAATTGGTATTGTTGTTCATCAAAATCTTCAAAAGATAAGGTTTTTGTGCCAAATTGTTCTTTAATTCCATGATGGGAAACGCCATATTTGTCAAAGCGCTTTACCCAATACTCTAAAGCAGCATAACTTGGAACGCGTAAAGATGTTTTAGAAATATCATTCGTTCCCTTTGTTCCTTGAGGGATTCCAGGGAAATCAAAAAAAGTCATATCTGTTCCGGCACTTCCTTTATCATCTGCAAAAAAGAGATGATAAGTCTGAATGTCATCTTGATTGACGGTTTTTTTTACTAATCGTAAACTTAAAATAGTAGTGAAAAAATCATAAATTTTTTCCGCACTGCTGGTAATAGCAGTCACATGGTGTATTCCTTTTATTTCATCCACTTTAAAAACCCTCCAAATTCGCTTCAATTTCTGATCGTTTTGTTTCTAAAAAAGGCGGCAATGAAAAACGTTCTCCTAATTCATCTAAGGGTTCGTCTAATGTAAAGCCAGGTTTATTGGTTGCAATTTCAATACGTAAGCCATTTGGTTCTAGTAAATAAAGGCTTTGGAAATATCCGCGATCTGCATATAATTCAATAGCCAGTTGGTGTTGTTTTGCTGTTTTCTGTAATCGATCGAGTTCGGTAATGGAATCGACAGAATAGGCGATATGATCAATTGAACCGCGTCCCATTCTGGAAACAGCTGTTTGATTGCTAGCTTTGACCGTGGTAAAACTAGAGTCTTTTTTTATAGCTAATTGTCCAATCGCATGAGAAGGAGACAGGCCTAAATAGTCAGTTAAGAAAGAAACTGTTTCATCGGGCTGCTCAACACGTAAGGATATTTCGCCTATTCCAATGATTTGTTTGTTTACTGGAATATCTGAATGATGGGTTGCATTTTCAAGCGCAATGGATTCGTTGACCTCCATTAAAGAAAGAGAAAGAGAGTCATTATCTTTAAAATCCAGCACTTGTTTACAGCTATTATAATCTAAAGGGATAGCATAATCAGTTAAACGAGTTTCCCAATAAGGCAAACTGCCGCGTGGCACTTTTAACGTTACACTTGAAAAGTAATTATTATTTTTTACAGCCTGTCCTACTTTTTTTAATTCAAAAAAGGTTAATAATGTACCTGGATTTCCTTGGTAATCTCCATAAAAGAGATGCCGCATTTGTGTATTTTGTTGGTTGACAGTATTCTTTACAAGGCGCAAGCCTAAAATCTCTGTATAGAAATAATGGTTATCAGCTGCTGATTTTGTAAAAGCTGAAATATGATGGATTCCTTCAACCATAATTTGACCTCCTTTATGATTAGAGTAATAATTTGTTTGATTTTTGAAAGATGCTGCTAGTAAAGCAAGCATAGCATACAATATCATTACTTACAATAAGTAAGGGGTGGTAACTTAGCTTAAGCAAAACAACACAAAAAGAATGAGCCTGCTTTTTGTGTTGTGGATAAGAATCATGTTATTTGAAATAGACACAGACACATTCAGGCGCATAAACGTCTTTTTGAATCAGCGTTAATTTTCCTGATGCAGTGTCCCGTTCAAATAAAGTTAAGTTATCAGAATCTTGATGAGCTGCTACAATGAATTTACCAGAAGGATCGATAGCAAAATCACGTGGGATTTTCCCTTCAGAAGGAACAATTTCAACTAATTCGAGTGTCTGATCCTTGTCTGAAACCGAAAAGACAGCAATTGAGTCATGTCCGCGATTCGAAGCATAAATAAAGCGACCATCATCAGAGATACGGATTGCCGCACCGCCATTGAAACTTGTATGTTCTGCGGGAATAGTAGAAATGGTTTGAAGGTGAGTGAAAGTTCCTGTTTTAGGTTCATAATCCAATACTAAAACTTCGCTGCTTAATTCCCCAAAAAGATAAGCCGTTGTTCCATTTGGGTGAAATACTAAATGACGCGGTCCTGTTCCAGGTGCAGCATTGTAACGACTTACTTCAGTTAATTTGCCCGTTTCATCGACTGAATAGGTATAAACGGCATCTGTTCCTAGATCACAAGCTACGACAAAGCGGTTATCAGGTGTCAGATCCATATAATGAGCATGTGCGCTTTGTTGGTTTTCATGCACACTTGAGCCGGTATGTTTAACTGTATCCAATAAAGCTAAATGACCTTCTGCGTCAGTCTTTAAAACAGCTACTTCACCTTTGTGGTAATTTGCAGTGTAAACAAAAGAGCGTTCTTTATCAAAGCTTACATAACAAGGAGGAGCTCCTTCAGCCGAAACCGCATCCACTTTAGTGATGTCATTTTTTACGTTTTTCTTAAATGAAACGAGTGCGCCTGCACCATTCTCTTTAGAGATCGCATATAAAACTGTTTGGTCGTCAGATAACGCGAGATAAGTTGGACTGTCAGCTTCCACAACAAAAGACAAATCTGCTAGTTCTTTTTTTTCAGTATCTAATTGAATTTGATAAACACCTTTACTTTCACGTTTAGTATAGGTTCCTAAAAGTATGTTTTCTTTCATTCCTTATTCCTCCTATGATTTCGTATTCATTTCTTTTTTAGTATAGCATAGATTAAAAAACAATAAAAAAAAAGCGAGTAGAAAACAGCGTTGTTTTTTCTCACTTTTTTTCGGTTAAATTTATTTTTTTGTAAAACGGGAAGGCACCAGATGTTGAACAGCTTCATAAATCCGCTCATTCGAATGAGTATCTCGATACTCTAATAAAGCGTCTGCTTTTTGGCGGTTTTTACGAGACATCTCAAAGCCGTCTTGGCCTAATTTAGTTAAATGGTAAATGAAACTGTCTTCGTCACTTGCGATTTCACCGGGCAATTCATTTAAATAAATCTCTCGTAGTGAAATTTGATTTTCTGAATCAGGACCTTTGACTTCTGGTTGATAAAAACAAACTGGTTTAGTTAAAAAACTGAAATCAAAAGCATGTGGATCAGTATCTGTTATAAATACTTTGCTTTCTTTGAGCAACTGTAAAATGTTTACTTGTTCCTGTAAAAGCACAGAACAGCCGCAATCAGCAAAACTCCTAAAATAGCGGACCATAGAATGAGGTAAAGCAATCGTAACGGATAGATCATATTCAGCTAGTAATTGTTTAAAGTCAGGGTTTCTTACTAACGATAAGAAACGTTTTGCTGTCCGGTCAATGGCTTCTGTCTGATAATGCAGTCCCGTTTCTTGATCAGCAGGGAAAATTAAAATTTCTGGTTTTGTTACGTCCTTTTCATCTGGAGCCAGCAGCGTATCAAAACGCGCTAAACCAGTTAGGGCAACTTGCTGTTCAGGATAGCCTAATGTTTCAATAGCGTAGCGTTTTTCGATTTTTGAGCTGACCAAAAATAAATCAGTTTTAAATTGATCTGAAGCAAAGCCAAGGGATTGCTTGACCGGTTGTAAGCCTAAAACGTTGTTTTGCAATAAAATGCGTTTAGCACCAATAATATCGATCCATAGTGGATTACGTGTAGGATAAATATGGTAAGGAGCTTCAGAAGTTAAAATAACTTGAGCCATTAACAAGGTCCGAATATAGTGTTTGGATTTAAACGGCAAAATGTGTTCTTTATCGAAAGCCACTGCTTTTTCATAATCTGGAGAAGTCGGATCTAGTACATAATAAACGGTTAGCTCTGGATAGGTTTTTCGTAGGTATTGAAAGAAATACCAGCCATTGTTACGCGCTTCTAATGGTTTTTCACCGATGATCCAGATATTTCGTTCGGTTTGAAAAGGCTTGACCAGACGAGAAAAAGGTTGGATTTCTTTGTAATACTCGTAAACGGCTTTATCGTATTTTGTTGCAGCCAAAGACAAGCCGTTATAATGTTCAGTAAAATTAGGAGAGAACAGATATGCTGATTTCCCATAGGAGATTGCCTGATCTTTATAAAATTTACGTGAACTTAGTTCTTGCGGATTAGCTACGCGAACAATCGTTGGATTAAACAGTCCATTTAAATAAACTTCAAGATAAAAATCAAAGTCCTCGTCGCCGCTGTTATGAATAAACAATTCTTTAGCTAGTTCATTTAAATCAACTAGAATGTCATAATCATAGTAATAATGATGCGTCCCGGATTCTAAACGATTCAAGTGATGATTAGAATGGATGGTTCGGCGATTACCTGTTTTTCGGCCAACCATGATCGTATCGATTCGGTTAACGGCTATGGCAGTGGTGACCAATTCACCGACGATTGTTAAAAAATCTTTTTGCGGCTCGATTTGCTTGATCTGACTACTGTGAATATAACGAATGCTGCGTACAGGTATATTTACAGTAAAACAAAAGCCCCTTGTTCTGCGACTAAAATAGGGGTAGATATCATTGCCTTGATCTTTGAATTGTGATAAGCCGAAAGAATCAAATTGTTCGAATAAATCAAGCGAAAGTGGTTCATCTTTTCGAACCCATTCATTTTCTTCTAAATAACGCACAGTATAATAAAATTCAAAGTGTTCTTTCGGATTTTTCGGAGCGTTTTGTCGGATAAAATCACGGATTCCAACACTAAAAGAATAAGTAGCCTTATCCTTTTTTTCTGCTAAAAAAGAATAGCGTTGGCCCGTTTCTCTATGTAAGATATAAAATTCTTCTAGTTGAGGTGTGTGATAATCTGAAAGTGTCAAAGTAGTCATAATTGTATCGCCTTCTTTGCGAATGGAAAAAGAAGGATGTTTTATTTTTTTAGGTTCTTGCTGCATTATTTCTTCTGGTTGATTGTCTTTGCTGGATGCCATAAATGAGTACCTCCAATATCGCGGAATTAGCGACGATTCACTAATTTTATCATACCAGTCTGTACCCTTTGAGGCAAACGCTTTTCATCAAATACTAAGGAATTTAAGCAGAATATTTAAAAAGAGAATGGTTTTAAAAAAAAAGAACCAAAGTTTGATACTCAGCACACACAAAAGCGCTTCAAAAATCTATTGGGTATTTTTTTGTCAACTATTTATCTTCTTTCTATAATATACAAGTAATGATAGAAACTTAATCTTCTTATGATGCTCAAAAGGGCTTTGTCTGCCGTATCCAGTATGTTTCTTTTCTTTACCATTACTATCTCGAATATGCTAAACTATAAGAAACCAAAAGAAGTAAGAGTTAAGAAGGGAATGGATAAAATGTTAGTAGGAAAAGTTACAGCTATAGGAGAAAATGCGGTGAGCCAAAAAGATCCAATCATTATTTTATTTGGAGAACAAGCAACGGAAGATCTTCGTTCAGTTTCAATCATTCAAAAATTTGAAGCAGATAAAAAAGAAGTTACATTAAAACCAGGACAAAAAGTTTCCTTTGATGACCAAGAGTACACGATTTTAGAAGTAGGAAGCTTAGCGAACGAAAACCTAAACACGATTGGACACGTCACATTAAACTTTTCAGAAGTACCAAAAGAAGACAAGTTGGCGAACGGTATTTATTTAAAACCTTTTAAATTACCTGAAGTAACAGTTGGTACAACTGTTTATTATGCAAAATAAACCGTAGGCTAAACTAAGCTGACTAAGGAAGTGTTGAGAATGGAACAAGAACAAGAAACAGTAAAAACGAAAAGACTAGTTACTTGGTTTTGGAAATGGTTTTTAGATAATAAGGTAGTAACGATCTTATTAGTATCCTTATTGCTGTTGTTAAATGTCTTAGTTTTTTCAAAAGTAGCTTATATCTTCAGCCCAATAAGAGATTTCCTTAGTGTGGTCGGATTACCGATTTTGATGGCCGGTATTTTATACTATTTAGTCAATCCTTTGATTGACTGGTTAGAAATCAAAAAGTTTCCCCGTATTGCGGCTATTCTACTTGTTTTTATCATTATTATTGCTTTAATTGTTTGGGGTGTAACCACCTTGATTCCCATCATACAAGAGCAAACAGTGAGTTTGATTAAAAACTGGCCGCTTTATTGGGAGAGTGTAGTGTCGCAAGCAGATAGTTTATTAAGAAGCGACATACTTTCTCAATTTCAGCAACAAGTAAATGACATCAGTCAAAACATTATGTCTTCCGTATCAAAGCAAGTAACAAATGTTGTCAACACTACGGTTACAAGTATTGGAAATGTTGTTGGAGCAGTTACGAACGTTGTAGTCGCTTTGGTTACTATGCCGTTTATTCTGTTTTACTTACTAAAAGATGGACGCAACTTGCCGTATCATATAATGAAAGTTATTCCAACTAAGTTTCGTTTGACAACGTATAATTTGTTAACAGAAATCAATACGAAAATCAGTCAGTATATCCGAGGACAATTGTTGGTGGCTTTTTTTGTCGCTTTGATGTTTTGGATTGGATTTGCTGTCGTAGGGCTGGAGTATGCTGTTACATTAGGAGTGATGGCTGGCTTCTTAAACTTGATTCCCTATTTAGGGTCATTTTTAGCTATGGTACCGGTGGTGATTATTGCTTTTGTTACTTCACCGGCTATGCTAGTGAAGGTGCTGATTGTTTTTGCTATCGAACAGACTATTGAAGGTCGAGTCATTCAACCGCAAATTCTAGGCAGCAACTTAGATATCCATCCCGTTACGATTATTCTCGTTTTACTGACTTCAGGAAAATTATTTGGTATTCCCGGTGTTATTTTAGGAATTCCAGGATATGCTATTCTAAAAGTCATCCTTGAGTATTTTTTCAACTGGTATCAAAAGCATTCGGGACTATACGAACACGATTATAATCCAGCGAATGAACCAAGTGTGCCGATTGAAAAAAGGAAAAAGAAGAAAATCAAGAAGAGAAAAAAAGAGGAGTAAGAGAATCTTAGCAGCTGAACCTGCTAAGATTCTTAACTTACTTCAAGAACCATAGCAGGTAACTAGATATAGTTTTTATTTTTGATAGAGAATTAAAGCCAGTGCGGATAATTAACCGCACTGGCTTTAATAATTTAAAACGTTTCACCTAAAGCAGTTGCATTAACCACTGCATCAGCAACGATTTGAGGAGCATCTTCTGGAGCATAATCCATTCCTTCTACGAATAGTTCATGAAAATCAGAAACGCCAATAAAGTTAAAAATAGTTTTGATATAGATACTCGCTGGGTCCTGTCCGCCATAAGTTCCGCCGCTGGCTTGAATGTGCAGTGCTTTTTTATCAGTAGCTAGACCGACTGGTTGTCCTAATTCATTGTATTTAAATGTTTTTCCAGAAACATTAATTGTATCTATCCAGGCTTTTAGACGGGCCGGTACATTTAGATTCCATAAAGGATTAGCTACCACTATTTTATCAGCTGCTAAAAAATTAGCGGTATAATTACCGAATAAAGTGACCTTTTCTTGTTGAACTTCTGATAACTCGTCAAAAGGAGTGCCAGCTCCAAGAGCAGTCCAAGCATCAAGCAAGTTACGGTCAATTTCTGGAACAGCCATATCGTATAAGTTAGTATCTTCTATAATATGGTCAGGATTTGTTTTTTGATACGATTCAATAAAAGCATCCGTTACTTTCATTGAACGGGAAACATCACCAGTTAAGGGATGAGCTCTAACAAGTAATAATTTAGTCATTTTGAACATCCTTCTTTCTTTTGTTTTTGTGATGAAAAGAACAATTAATTTTATCTTTATAATCTTACTAAAGATAAGTAGAAGATGCAATTGGAAATAAAAAAATAGAAAACGAATTCATCAAAAAAGTAGTCAAAAAAACTTGATTTTTATTTTAGCCTCCCCTATAATGACAAAGTGTCATTATGACGGCATGTCATTTTCAGGAAATGAAAGGAATGAAAAAAGTGCCAACTAAAACGTATTTTAATTTATCGGAAGAAAAGCAAAGCCGGTTGGTAGCAGCAGCGGCAGAGGAATTTTCTCGCGTTCCTTTAAATGAAGCATCAATCAATAATATTATAAAAAAAGCTGAAATTTCGCGCGGCAGCTTTTATCAATATTTTGCAGATAAAGAAGACTTGTATTATTATTATCTGAGTTTGCTTAAACAAGATACTCAAAAGATGTTGTTGGA is a window of Carnobacterium mobile DSM 4848 DNA encoding:
- a CDS encoding PTS sugar transporter subunit IIA — encoded protein: MFDFLKKKDTTPENSPVKLYAPANGKLISIDEVSDPVFSQKMMGDGFAVIPTDGKITSPAAGKVLSVFPTQHAVGLLLENGVEILLHMGLDTVELNGGPFETAVKEGDEVTENTVISTVDLAALEAAGKDSAMVVVFTNMDKVSDFNLAATGEVSSSSEIGSVKATD
- a CDS encoding flavin reductase family protein — protein: MIHFTADELTKKQQYKFISGSVIPRPIAWVTSLSKNGKIVNAAPFSFFSGVSNELPLVSVAILRNAGKQKDTARNILDRKEAVIHIVDQDLVEEMNRTAAPLAPHESELDRTQLTLIDSQTVSVPTIQEAKVRFEGKLYQHIPIKDEAGNIITDLFIFRITDFFFHESVIDLAKDYILTGDLNPVARLAGDQYATLNEEFTLIRPVN
- a CDS encoding ring-cleaving dioxygenase — its product is MDEIKGIHHVTAITSSAEKIYDFFTTILSLRLVKKTVNQDDIQTYHLFFADDKGSAGTDMTFFDFPGIPQGTKGTNDISKTSLRVPSYAALEYWVKRFDKYGVSHHGIKEQFGTKTLSFEDFDEQQYQLISDENNKGIGTGIPWHKGPVPDEFAITGLGPIFVRIENFNFLKEVLEKVLHFKEIAQEDAFHLFEVGTGGNGAQMIVEHNEDLSQAQQGYGSVHHMAFRVEDRAALDKWIDRMAQFRFPTSGYVDRFYFESLYARIAPGILFEFATDGPGFIDDEEDYETLGETLALPPAFRNKRAEIEKLVRPIDTVRSNKKFEKEYL
- a CDS encoding VOC family protein — protein: MVEGIHHISAFTKSAADNHYFYTEILGLRLVKNTVNQQNTQMRHLFYGDYQGNPGTLLTFFELKKVGQAVKNNNYFSSVTLKVPRGSLPYWETRLTDYAIPLDYNSCKQVLDFKDNDSLSLSLMEVNESIALENATHHSDIPVNKQIIGIGEISLRVEQPDETVSFLTDYLGLSPSHAIGQLAIKKDSSFTTVKASNQTAVSRMGRGSIDHIAYSVDSITELDRLQKTAKQHQLAIELYADRGYFQSLYLLEPNGLRIEIATNKPGFTLDEPLDELGERFSLPPFLETKRSEIEANLEGF
- a CDS encoding lactonase family protein; protein product: MKENILLGTYTKRESKGVYQIQLDTEKKELADLSFVVEADSPTYLALSDDQTVLYAISKENGAGALVSFKKNVKNDITKVDAVSAEGAPPCYVSFDKERSFVYTANYHKGEVAVLKTDAEGHLALLDTVKHTGSSVHENQQSAHAHYMDLTPDNRFVVACDLGTDAVYTYSVDETGKLTEVSRYNAAPGTGPRHLVFHPNGTTAYLFGELSSEVLVLDYEPKTGTFTHLQTISTIPAEHTSFNGGAAIRISDDGRFIYASNRGHDSIAVFSVSDKDQTLELVEIVPSEGKIPRDFAIDPSGKFIVAAHQDSDNLTLFERDTASGKLTLIQKDVYAPECVCVYFK
- a CDS encoding CDP-glycerol--glycerophosphate glycerophosphotransferase, with the protein product MASSKDNQPEEIMQQEPKKIKHPSFSIRKEGDTIMTTLTLSDYHTPQLEEFYILHRETGQRYSFLAEKKDKATYSFSVGIRDFIRQNAPKNPKEHFEFYYTVRYLEENEWVRKDEPLSLDLFEQFDSFGLSQFKDQGNDIYPYFSRRTRGFCFTVNIPVRSIRYIHSSQIKQIEPQKDFLTIVGELVTTAIAVNRIDTIMVGRKTGNRRTIHSNHHLNRLESGTHHYYYDYDILVDLNELAKELFIHNSGDEDFDFYLEVYLNGLFNPTIVRVANPQELSSRKFYKDQAISYGKSAYLFSPNFTEHYNGLSLAATKYDKAVYEYYKEIQPFSRLVKPFQTERNIWIIGEKPLEARNNGWYFFQYLRKTYPELTVYYVLDPTSPDYEKAVAFDKEHILPFKSKHYIRTLLMAQVILTSEAPYHIYPTRNPLWIDIIGAKRILLQNNVLGLQPVKQSLGFASDQFKTDLFLVSSKIEKRYAIETLGYPEQQVALTGLARFDTLLAPDEKDVTKPEILIFPADQETGLHYQTEAIDRTAKRFLSLVRNPDFKQLLAEYDLSVTIALPHSMVRYFRSFADCGCSVLLQEQVNILQLLKESKVFITDTDPHAFDFSFLTKPVCFYQPEVKGPDSENQISLREIYLNELPGEIASDEDSFIYHLTKLGQDGFEMSRKNRQKADALLEYRDTHSNERIYEAVQHLVPSRFTKK
- a CDS encoding PTS glucitol/sorbitol transporter subunit IIA encodes the protein MDKMLVGKVTAIGENAVSQKDPIIILFGEQATEDLRSVSIIQKFEADKKEVTLKPGQKVSFDDQEYTILEVGSLANENLNTIGHVTLNFSEVPKEDKLANGIYLKPFKLPEVTVGTTVYYAK
- a CDS encoding AI-2E family transporter; the encoded protein is MEQEQETVKTKRLVTWFWKWFLDNKVVTILLVSLLLLLNVLVFSKVAYIFSPIRDFLSVVGLPILMAGILYYLVNPLIDWLEIKKFPRIAAILLVFIIIIALIVWGVTTLIPIIQEQTVSLIKNWPLYWESVVSQADSLLRSDILSQFQQQVNDISQNIMSSVSKQVTNVVNTTVTSIGNVVGAVTNVVVALVTMPFILFYLLKDGRNLPYHIMKVIPTKFRLTTYNLLTEINTKISQYIRGQLLVAFFVALMFWIGFAVVGLEYAVTLGVMAGFLNLIPYLGSFLAMVPVVIIAFVTSPAMLVKVLIVFAIEQTIEGRVIQPQILGSNLDIHPVTIILVLLTSGKLFGIPGVILGIPGYAILKVILEYFFNWYQKHSGLYEHDYNPANEPSVPIEKRKKKKIKKRKKEE
- a CDS encoding FMN-dependent NADH-azoreductase encodes the protein MTKLLLVRAHPLTGDVSRSMKVTDAFIESYQKTNPDHIIEDTNLYDMAVPEIDRNLLDAWTALGAGTPFDELSEVQQEKVTLFGNYTANFLAADKIVVANPLWNLNVPARLKAWIDTINVSGKTFKYNELGQPVGLATDKKALHIQASGGTYGGQDPASIYIKTIFNFIGVSDFHELFVEGMDYAPEDAPQIVADAVVNATALGETF